The window GTCCGGGACGTGAGTATCGACAGTCTCAGCCGGAGGTAAATCGACACTTAGGCGGAAATGCCGATGGGACGTAAGCTACGACTGCGCGCTGAGTTCCGGAGTCAGGCGGCCGATAAGAAATGACTCCCGCCGAGACCGTAAGTGAGTTCATGAAATTTGACCAGAAATGTTTATGTATATCTCGGTTTTGGTGTTATACCAAAAGACTCAACAGACTGCGGACTATCCGAACCGCGTCTTACACTAACCGCTGCGTACCTTGAAAGGAGACCAGCGTGGGACAATCAAACCAATGGACCGTAATAAAGGCGCCGATAGAGCGAGTGTGGAAGTCGATCCGTAACTTCCATGATATGAGCTGGGCGCCTAATGTAATTACCGATATTGAGGCGGTCGGCGACATTCCAGGGGATCAACCTGGATCCAAACGTGTGCTCAACGGAGCTTTTAGGGAGACCCTTCTGGAACTGGACGACGAGCGCCGCACGTTTGCCTACAGTATCGACGATGGACCATCGCCGGTATCTAAAGCCGATGTTGATTCTTATGTCGGGCGAGTCACGGTGGAGCCGGCGATCACCGGGAACGGCACCCGTGTACAGTTCTCGTCGAGTTGGGAGAAGAACGATGCTACCGTTTATCCGTTTTGCCACGGCATTTATGTGGCGCTGCTGGTAGACATGAAGCGGAGCCTGGAGTTGCCCGCTCTTCCGGCTTGATGCCGTTCCAGATGACGTGACAAAAACGGGGTCGGCTACAGCCCCGCCTGTTGGGCGGGGTGTGAGCCGATGAGCGTCAACCTTGCCGCAGTCAGTTCCGGTGCGAATGCTCCGGAATCCCACCAACTTGTTATTTCGCTCATCCCAGAGGCGGTAGCGCAGCGACTTGAAGCTGGAGAACAACTTGATCGGCTTGGTCTCACTCAGCAAGGGGAGAGTTTGGTGGCATTTAGGCAGATTGTAATTGGGGATACGCGGATTGAGATGATGAACATGGTGATATCCGATATTGCCGGTGAACCATCGAAGAACTGCGGGCAGCTTGTAGAACGATGAGCCTTTTACGGATGCCTGAACGAAATCCCAATCCTTGCTGTCGGCCCAGTAGACCCCTTCAAACTTGTGCTGAACGTAAAACAACCGGATTCCAGCCATCACACCTGTGTATACGATAGTGCCTTGTATGAAGAGGTAGGCCTTTATGCCGACAGCCAAAATCAGCAGGGCGGCAAGGCCCGCTATCGCAGTATTGGTGCCGTGG is drawn from Candidatus Zixiibacteriota bacterium and contains these coding sequences:
- a CDS encoding SRPBCC family protein, which codes for MGQSNQWTVIKAPIERVWKSIRNFHDMSWAPNVITDIEAVGDIPGDQPGSKRVLNGAFRETLLELDDERRTFAYSIDDGPSPVSKADVDSYVGRVTVEPAITGNGTRVQFSSSWEKNDATVYPFCHGIYVALLVDMKRSLELPALPA